The Pecten maximus chromosome 11, xPecMax1.1, whole genome shotgun sequence genome has a segment encoding these proteins:
- the LOC117338036 gene encoding tyrosinase-like protein 1 — MDIMMTRSSVVLVQGLLLVVCLIVNNPVHVSGLVEPLPMPNILKDCYRYRTQILNVTDMPAHEISAFCVSNFLYKTYNLRPQRPIANETIQYAQELFRQVFGDAQKHHRNKRQFNRRVRREVRMMTRQMWNTFVTRINLLKNQMVGPNISRYDAFADIHRLVITSAHGGPNFLGWHAVYLILFERAINFPVPYWDSRLDFYMDQPTESILWTPEFFGEGFGAVTNGPFANWYTPDNVPLTRNIGNAGTLISDANVQAVLTRRRHSEIVEPNPNPQYSLEIHHNGPHVWVDGQLSAAATAAQDPVFFMHHSFVNYFWVLFRRRQRSLGIDPANDYPPTNVPLHQPFDRMIPFSLRNINGYSNQVEALSTYQPSPTCPTCGGSSYLECVDSRCRSRVGLIPRGPAAMAGMGGMAAGAPAAFISPSAGGQSRAQQTIAQTGPLPIGNRFSTPFRDPRTRGDTIPNAPIRNRGKRSISANGTSSGTNSRFDTTQINKPYQNTFLLNGVSDVKRWSFIPVRIIFERTPKSKFQSFIIKDGHLVETNDMFEAQKYKGLKVEIKKKMPATYSKCHVSGSGASKVYVQTDGIDYSGRYKDYAVVDERLPISSSMTYVGVKNPTEGAAQFYMTAYDSCGRVCRPQCLRNGTYRPCSGTFRITSSYPRMYGLSYEDAVKGIWKKGSNLLPESNSDEVPITFFCDAYMTWPWYFD, encoded by the exons ATGGATATCATG ATGACAAGATCATCTGTTGTCCTCGTCCAAGGGTTGCTGTTGGTGGTATGCTTAATTGTTAACAACCCAGTACATGTCTCTGGCCTTGTGGAACCACTGCCTATGCCAAACATCCTTAAAGACTGCTACAGGTATCGAACCCAAATTCTTAATGTCACCGACATGCCGGCCCACGAAATCAGCGCTTTTTGTGTCTCCAATTTCCTTTACAAAACCTATAACTTACGTCCTCAAAGACCTATTGCGAATGAGACAATTCAGTATGCCCAGGAACTTTTTCGTCAAGTGTTTGGAGACGCTCAGAAACATCACAGGAATAAAAGACAATTCAACAGAAGAGTTCGACGGGAAGTCCGTATGATGACTAGGCAGATGTGGAATACCTTCGTAACGAGAATTAACTTATTAAAGAATCAAATG GTCGGCCCCAACATAAGCCGATATGACGCGTTCGCTGATATTCATCGTTTGGTAATAACTTCAGCACACGGAGGTCCAAACTTCCTCGGGTGGCATGCCGTGTATCTGATATT ATTTGAGCGAGCTATCAACTTTCCGGTCCCATACTGGGATAGCCGACTCGATTTCTACATGGACCAACCTACGGAATCAATTTTGTGGACCCCTGAATTTTTCGGGGAAGGATTTGGTGCCGTAACAAACGGCCCATTTGCCAACTGGTATACACCGGACAATGTACCACTCACTCGGAATATCGGTAATGCTGGCACCCTGATCAGTGACGCTAATGTACAGGCGGTCCTCACGCGGAGACGGCACAGTGAGATTGTTGAACCCAATCCTAATCCACAGTATAGTCTGGAGATACACCACAACGGCCCCCATGTCTGGGTCGATGGTCAACTATCAGCTGCAGCAACAGCAGCTCAAGACCCAGTATTCTTCATGCATCACTCGTTTGTTAACTACTTCTGGGTGTTATTCCGGAGGAGACAGAGATCCTTAGGCATTGATCCTGCTAATGATTACCCCCCAACTAATGTTCCACTTCACCAGCCTTTTGACCGAATGATTCCCTTCAGCCTCAGAAACATCAATGGATACAGTAACCAGGTCGAGGCTTTGTCAACATATCAGCCATCCCCAACATGTCCTACCTGCGGCGGAAGTTCATATTTAGAATGCGTTGACAGCAGGTGTCGCTCCCGTGTAGGACTTATTCCTAGGGGCCCAGCAGCAATGGCTGGTATGGGTGGTATGGCGGCGGGGGCTCCAGCGGCATTCATATCGCCATCGGCTGGTGGACAATCTAGAGCACAGCAAACAATCGCACAAACTGGACCTCTGCCAATAGGAAATCGTTTTAGCACACCTTTCCGAGATCCCAGAACTAGAGGGGACACTATCCCTAACGCTCCTATCAGAAATAGAGGGAAACGAAGTATTTCAGCAAATGGAACATCATCAGGAACGAATTCCCGTTTTGATACTACGCAAATCAACAAGCCTTACCAAAACACATTTCTTCTGAACGGCGTAAGCGATGTCAAACGTTGGTCGTTTATACCCGTTAGAATAATATTTGAAAGGACTCCGAAATCAAAATTCCAGTCTTTCATTATAAAGGATGGTCATTTGGTGGAGACAAATGACATGTTCGAGGCACAAAAATATAAAGGACTGAAAGTTGAAATTAAGAAGAAAATGCCAGCAACATATAGCAAATGTCATGTTTCCGGTTCCGGTGCGTCCAAGGTTTACGTCCAGACCGACGGTATTGACTATTCCGGCAGGTACAAGGACTATGCTGTAGTAGATGAGAGACTACCTATCTCGTCATCTATGACGTATGTTGGGGTAAAAAATCCTACTGAAGGGGCAGCACAGTTCTACATGACCGCGTACGACTCCTGTGGACGTGTTTGTAGACCCCAGTGTCTCAGGAACGGAACTTACCGACCATGTTCCGGAACCTTCCGAATAACCTCTTCATATCCACGAATGTACGGACTTTCGTATGAGGACGCGGTCAAGGGGATTTGGAAGAAAGGAAGCAATCTGCTACCAGAAAGCAATTCAGATGAAGTACCTATTACATTCTTTTGCGACGCGTACATGACATGGCCATGGTACTTTGATTAA